From Micromonospora nigra, one genomic window encodes:
- the hisD gene encoding histidinol dehydrogenase — MLNRIDLRGGVRDPRRLLPRAQLDVSVAVERIRPLVEAVREHGYQAVREASERFDGVAPEVLRVPAEAIASAEGTLEPQVRAALLESITRARRVHDDQRRTDHTTQVVPGGTVTERWVPVDRVGLYVPGGLAMYPSTVVMNVVPAQAAGVRSLVVASPPQKDNGGLPDPRVLAACALLGVDEVYAVGGAQAVAMLAYGCAVDAAGSAHCDPVDMITGPGNIWVTAAKRLLRGVVGIDAEAGPTEIAILADDTADPAHVAADLISQAEHDPLAASVLVTPSVALADAVDCELARQVPATKHVERVTTALRGEQSGVVLVDDLAAGLRVVDAYAAEHLEIQTVDARQWALRVRNAGAIFVGAWSPVSLGDYCAGSNHVLPTGGCARHSSGLSVQSFLRGVHLVEYTREALREVAPHVVTLATVEDLPAHGRAVAARFPQELA, encoded by the coding sequence GTGTTGAATCGGATCGACCTGCGCGGCGGCGTGCGTGACCCCCGCCGCCTGCTGCCCCGTGCCCAGCTCGACGTGTCCGTCGCCGTCGAGCGGATCCGCCCCCTCGTGGAGGCGGTCCGGGAGCATGGCTACCAGGCGGTCCGGGAGGCCAGCGAGCGGTTCGACGGTGTGGCTCCCGAGGTGCTGCGGGTGCCCGCCGAGGCGATCGCCTCGGCCGAGGGCACGCTGGAGCCACAGGTCCGCGCCGCGCTGCTGGAGTCGATCACGCGGGCCCGCAGGGTGCACGACGACCAGCGCCGCACCGACCACACCACCCAGGTGGTGCCGGGCGGCACGGTCACCGAGCGCTGGGTGCCGGTCGACCGGGTGGGCCTGTACGTGCCCGGCGGCCTGGCGATGTACCCGTCGACCGTGGTGATGAACGTCGTCCCGGCCCAGGCGGCCGGGGTCCGGTCGCTGGTGGTGGCCAGCCCACCGCAGAAGGACAACGGCGGCCTGCCCGACCCGCGGGTGCTCGCCGCCTGCGCGCTGCTCGGCGTCGACGAGGTGTACGCCGTCGGCGGTGCCCAGGCCGTGGCGATGCTGGCCTACGGCTGCGCGGTCGACGCCGCCGGCAGCGCCCACTGCGACCCCGTCGACATGATCACCGGGCCGGGCAACATCTGGGTCACCGCCGCCAAACGGCTGCTGCGCGGGGTGGTCGGCATCGACGCCGAGGCCGGCCCGACCGAGATCGCGATCCTGGCCGACGACACCGCCGACCCGGCGCACGTGGCCGCCGACCTGATCAGCCAGGCCGAGCACGACCCCCTCGCGGCGAGCGTGCTGGTCACCCCGTCGGTGGCGCTGGCCGACGCCGTGGATTGCGAGCTGGCCCGGCAGGTGCCGGCGACCAAGCACGTCGAGCGGGTCACCACCGCGCTGCGCGGCGAGCAGAGCGGTGTGGTGCTGGTCGACGACCTGGCGGCCGGGCTGCGGGTGGTCGACGCGTACGCGGCCGAGCACCTGGAGATCCAGACCGTGGACGCCCGGCAGTGGGCGCTGCGGGTGCGCAACGCCGGGGCGATCTTCGTGGGCGCGTGGTCGCCGGTGTCGTTGGGCGACTACTGCGCGGGTTCCAACCACGTGCTGCCCACCGGCGGCTGCGCCCGGCACTCCTCGGGGCTGTCCGTGCAGTCCTTCCTGCGCGGTGTGCACCTGGTGGAGTACACCCGGGAGGCACTGCGCGAGGTGGCCCCGCACGTGGTCACCCTGGCCACGGTGGAGGACCTGCCGGCGCACGGCCGGGCGGTCGCCGCCCGCTTCCCGCAGGAGCTGGCATGA
- a CDS encoding LON peptidase substrate-binding domain-containing protein codes for MTARLPVFPLTTVLFPGLVLPLHIFEERYRALVRHLVALPDGAPREFGVVAIRRGWEVAPAAGRATPGGGEVTLHEVGCTAELRQVTELDDGGFDIVTVGRRRFRITDVDARSTPYLTAEVQWLPEASGPDEAAEVLAARVIAVFRQYLGLIRADPEEISEQLPEDPTVLSHLVAATAALTVADRQRLLAIDDTAARLRAELRLLNREAALLRQVRAVPVPLAELAAAPPAPN; via the coding sequence GTGACCGCACGGCTGCCGGTGTTCCCGCTCACGACGGTGCTCTTTCCCGGCCTGGTGCTGCCGCTGCACATCTTCGAGGAGCGCTACCGGGCCCTGGTCCGCCACCTCGTCGCCCTGCCCGACGGGGCCCCGCGCGAGTTCGGGGTGGTGGCCATCCGCAGGGGCTGGGAGGTCGCGCCCGCCGCCGGCCGGGCCACCCCCGGCGGCGGCGAGGTGACCCTGCACGAGGTGGGCTGCACCGCCGAGCTGCGGCAGGTCACCGAACTCGACGACGGCGGCTTCGACATCGTCACGGTGGGCCGCCGGCGGTTCCGCATCACCGACGTCGACGCGCGCTCCACGCCGTACCTGACGGCCGAGGTGCAGTGGCTACCCGAGGCGAGCGGCCCCGACGAGGCCGCCGAGGTGCTGGCCGCTCGGGTGATCGCGGTCTTCCGGCAGTACCTGGGCCTCATCCGCGCCGACCCGGAGGAGATCTCCGAGCAGCTGCCGGAGGACCCGACGGTGCTGTCGCACCTGGTCGCCGCCACCGCCGCGCTGACCGTGGCCGACCGGCAGCGGCTGCTCGCCATCGACGACACCGCCGCCCGGCTGCGCGCCGAGCTGCGGCTGCTCAACCGCGAGGCGGCCCTCCTGCGCCAGGTGCGGGCGGTTCCGGTGCCGCTGGCGGAACTGGCCGCTGCCCCGCCGGCCCCCAACTGA
- a CDS encoding DUF2567 domain-containing protein has product MSPDTPDPERPVATPAPAGPSPTPAPAGPSPTPAPAGPSPTPASAGPSPTPASAGPGSTPTPAAPGPAAPAVPAAPAVRAVLAVTLVGALLGVPFGLVWAALAPDTPVLKTPDGAVYAQAQPEQPIAADGWFSFLGAGFGVLAALAVWFLLRRWRGPVGLFAVVLGALGAAPVAWQVGRRIGLAGYERLLATAPEGRAFAKPADLRAGGVDWLLGVLPVPHGNLLLPAFAAAVTYTLLAGWSRWPSLRPEPEPAIAWSPSPAAPGGGDGGPAPDGAPGGGDQATAPGGAPGGGDGGPAPGELSWGPAGQRPVPPAAPEPPAPGAGGPPRG; this is encoded by the coding sequence GTGAGCCCGGACACCCCTGACCCCGAACGGCCCGTCGCCACGCCCGCCCCGGCGGGCCCCAGCCCCACGCCCGCCCCGGCGGGCCCCAGCCCCACGCCCGCCCCGGCGGGCCCCAGCCCCACGCCCGCCTCGGCGGGCCCCAGCCCCACGCCCGCCTCGGCGGGCCCCGGTTCCACGCCCACCCCGGCGGCTCCCGGCCCCGCCGCTCCGGCCGTGCCCGCGGCCCCGGCGGTGCGCGCCGTGCTCGCCGTGACACTCGTCGGCGCGCTGCTGGGCGTGCCGTTCGGTCTGGTCTGGGCGGCCCTCGCCCCCGACACGCCGGTGCTCAAGACCCCCGACGGGGCGGTGTACGCGCAGGCGCAGCCGGAGCAGCCGATCGCCGCCGACGGGTGGTTCAGCTTCCTCGGTGCCGGTTTCGGGGTGCTCGCCGCCCTGGCCGTGTGGTTCCTGCTGCGCCGGTGGCGCGGGCCCGTGGGCCTGTTCGCGGTGGTGCTGGGTGCGCTGGGCGCCGCGCCGGTGGCCTGGCAGGTCGGGCGGCGCATCGGACTGGCCGGCTACGAGCGGCTGTTGGCGACCGCCCCGGAGGGCCGTGCCTTCGCCAAGCCGGCCGACCTGCGCGCCGGCGGCGTCGACTGGCTGCTCGGCGTCCTGCCCGTGCCGCACGGCAACCTGCTGCTGCCGGCGTTCGCCGCCGCCGTGACGTACACCCTGCTGGCGGGCTGGTCGCGGTGGCCGTCGCTGCGACCCGAGCCCGAGCCGGCCATCGCCTGGTCGCCGTCGCCCGCGGCACCCGGCGGCGGTGACGGTGGGCCGGCCCCGGACGGGGCTCCCGGTGGCGGCGACCAGGCGACAGCCCCGGGCGGGGCTCCCGGCGGCGGTGACGGTGGGCCGGCCCCGGGCGAACTCAGTTGGGGGCCGGCGGGGCAGCGGCCAGTTCCGCCAGCGGCACCGGAACCGCCCGCACCTGGCGCAGGAGGGCCGCCTCGCGGTTGA
- a CDS encoding AAA family ATPase encodes MDGSETGWGRPAEPAPRWRALLDRARLGGRGGDQAEPERRAEEPPPTPPEPLPRRGSAAGYAARFPAPPPVEPGYSAEPGYAAEPGYAAEPGYRAEAAFRVDPAYRADPGYPAEPVPRQSGYPAEPAPRQSGHPAEPAPRQSGYPADPGPRQPGHPPEPVRPPVPEQRRPESRYAVLDNGYRHAAPPVESRYAVLDNGYRSAPPPPAPPAVPVVPPAVPAASTAVDRGYPPRLEWRPRGGENDLERAAGVLRRDLGAPRVLAFANPKGGVHKTTATVLAAATVGSVRGRGVLAWDDNELRGTLGLRAGSARHARTIRHLVSDLAHIEIREGNDLLEALDDYLRHASDGSYDVLAGEESPRFAQRLDQFTVRRVLELLRRTHDVVCVDTGNNVESANWRSVMQAADQLVVTTVPREDAAFSADWMLDLLHEVGMGELADNAVTLISCPTPGRSSLQNDLERHFATRTRAVAVVPYDPALETGSSIEYHQLQPETRQAWLRAAAVMLEPFAR; translated from the coding sequence GTGGACGGCAGCGAGACCGGCTGGGGGCGGCCGGCCGAACCAGCACCTCGGTGGCGGGCGCTGCTCGACCGGGCCCGGCTCGGCGGTCGCGGTGGCGACCAGGCCGAGCCGGAGCGGCGTGCCGAGGAGCCGCCGCCGACCCCGCCGGAGCCGCTGCCCCGACGCGGGTCGGCCGCCGGCTACGCCGCTCGGTTCCCGGCCCCGCCGCCGGTGGAGCCCGGTTACTCTGCGGAGCCCGGTTACGCTGCGGAGCCCGGTTACGCTGCGGAGCCCGGCTACCGGGCGGAGGCGGCCTTCCGGGTCGACCCGGCGTACCGGGCGGATCCCGGCTATCCGGCTGAGCCGGTGCCACGGCAGTCCGGCTACCCGGCCGAGCCCGCGCCGCGGCAGTCCGGCCATCCGGCCGAGCCCGCGCCGCGGCAGTCCGGCTACCCGGCCGATCCGGGTCCGCGGCAGCCCGGCCATCCGCCGGAGCCGGTGCGCCCGCCGGTGCCGGAGCAGCGTCGGCCGGAGTCGCGGTACGCGGTGCTGGACAACGGCTACCGACACGCCGCGCCGCCGGTGGAGTCCCGCTACGCGGTGCTGGACAACGGCTACCGATCCGCTCCGCCCCCGCCCGCCCCGCCCGCTGTTCCGGTCGTGCCGCCGGCCGTGCCGGCCGCGTCCACCGCCGTCGACCGGGGTTACCCACCCCGCCTTGAGTGGCGGCCCCGGGGCGGGGAGAACGACCTGGAGCGCGCCGCCGGGGTGCTGCGCCGGGACCTGGGCGCCCCCCGGGTGCTCGCGTTCGCCAACCCCAAGGGCGGCGTCCACAAGACCACCGCCACCGTGCTGGCCGCCGCCACGGTGGGCAGCGTGCGGGGCCGGGGCGTGCTGGCCTGGGACGACAACGAGCTGCGCGGCACCCTCGGGCTGCGCGCGGGCAGCGCCCGGCACGCCCGGACCATCCGACACCTGGTCTCGGACCTGGCACACATCGAGATCCGGGAGGGCAACGACCTGCTGGAGGCGCTGGACGACTACCTGCGGCACGCCTCCGACGGCTCGTACGACGTGCTCGCCGGCGAGGAGAGCCCACGCTTCGCGCAGCGGCTGGACCAGTTCACCGTCAGGCGGGTGCTGGAGCTGCTGCGGCGCACCCACGACGTGGTCTGCGTGGACACCGGCAACAACGTGGAGAGCGCCAACTGGCGCAGCGTGATGCAGGCCGCCGACCAGCTCGTCGTCACCACCGTTCCCCGGGAGGACGCGGCCTTCAGCGCCGACTGGATGCTCGACCTGCTGCACGAGGTGGGCATGGGCGAGCTGGCCGACAACGCGGTCACCCTGATCTCCTGCCCGACGCCCGGCCGCTCGTCGTTGCAGAACGACCTGGAACGTCACTTCGCCACCCGTACCCGCGCCGTGGCCGTGGTGCCCTACGACCCGGCGCTGGAGACCGGCTCGTCGATCGAGTACCACCAGCTCCAGCCGGAGACCCGGCAGGCCTGGTTGCGGGCGGCCGCGGTGATGCTGGAACCGTTCGCCCGGTGA
- a CDS encoding RluA family pseudouridine synthase — protein sequence MRLDQAVSRLFGLSRTAAAALVDAGDALVDGAARANSHKVKAGSWLEVTLPAPVAPPTVVPQAVPGLRVIHADDDIVVVDKPVGVAAHPSPGWTGPTVIGGLAAVGHRISTSGAAERQGVVHRLDVGTTGIMVVAKSEQAYTVLKRAFKYREVEKRYHAVVQGHLDPLRGTIDAPIDRHPHHDYRWAVVSGGKPSITHYDTLEAFPAASLLDVRLETGRTHQIRVHLSTLRHPCVGDLTYGADPTLAARLTLGRQWLHARELSFAHPRTGDEVRFVSDYPDDLGRALEILRD from the coding sequence ATGCGCCTCGACCAGGCCGTCTCGCGCCTGTTCGGGTTGTCCCGCACCGCCGCCGCCGCGCTCGTCGACGCCGGTGACGCCCTGGTCGACGGCGCGGCCCGGGCGAACTCCCACAAGGTCAAGGCGGGTTCCTGGCTCGAGGTCACCCTGCCCGCGCCGGTGGCCCCGCCCACCGTGGTGCCGCAGGCCGTGCCCGGCCTGCGGGTGATCCATGCCGACGACGACATCGTGGTGGTCGACAAGCCGGTCGGCGTCGCCGCGCACCCCAGCCCCGGCTGGACCGGCCCGACGGTGATCGGCGGCCTGGCGGCGGTCGGGCACCGGATCTCCACCAGCGGTGCCGCCGAGCGGCAGGGCGTGGTGCACCGGCTCGACGTGGGCACCACCGGGATCATGGTGGTCGCCAAGAGCGAGCAGGCGTACACGGTGTTGAAGCGGGCCTTCAAGTACCGCGAGGTGGAGAAGCGTTACCACGCCGTGGTGCAGGGCCACCTCGACCCGCTGCGCGGCACCATCGACGCCCCGATCGACCGGCACCCGCACCACGACTACCGCTGGGCGGTGGTCTCCGGCGGCAAGCCGAGCATCACCCACTACGACACGCTGGAGGCGTTCCCCGCCGCGAGCCTGCTGGACGTCCGGCTGGAGACCGGGCGTACCCACCAGATCCGGGTGCACCTGTCGACCCTGCGCCATCCCTGCGTGGGCGACCTCACCTACGGCGCGGACCCCACCCTGGCGGCCCGGTTGACACTCGGCCGACAGTGGCTGCACGCCCGCGAGTTGAGCTTCGCGCACCCCCGAACGGGGGACGAGGTCCGCTTCGTCAGCGACTACCCTGACGACCTGGGACGCGCGCTGGAGATCCTCCGCGACTAG
- the lspA gene encoding signal peptidase II, whose product MSAAPPGVAGPATRDGSRGRAVTILFTIAALLLALDLLTKHLALVNLEGREPVRVLGGLVWFSLVRNSGAAWGLGSDYTWVFPLITLGVVGWIVWMARTLRSLPWALSLGLVLGGALGNLADRIFRAPGVFVGHVVDMVSVLEPYGRTFPVFNLADSALFCGVVLAVGLELTGRRREGGRVGSGADSPVDDPAGQKETA is encoded by the coding sequence ATGAGCGCAGCACCGCCCGGCGTCGCCGGGCCCGCCACCCGGGATGGATCCCGGGGACGGGCCGTCACGATCCTGTTCACCATCGCGGCACTGCTGCTGGCGCTCGACCTGCTCACCAAGCACCTGGCGCTGGTCAACCTGGAGGGCCGCGAACCGGTGCGGGTGCTCGGCGGCCTGGTCTGGTTCTCGCTGGTGCGTAACAGTGGTGCCGCGTGGGGCCTCGGCTCGGACTACACGTGGGTCTTCCCGCTGATCACCCTCGGGGTGGTCGGCTGGATCGTCTGGATGGCCCGGACCCTGCGGTCACTACCCTGGGCGCTCTCGCTCGGCCTGGTTCTCGGCGGTGCGCTGGGCAACCTGGCCGACCGGATCTTCCGCGCCCCCGGCGTGTTCGTCGGCCACGTGGTGGACATGGTGAGCGTCCTCGAGCCGTACGGCCGGACCTTCCCGGTGTTCAACCTGGCCGACAGCGCCCTGTTCTGCGGTGTGGTGCTGGCCGTCGGTCTGGAACTGACCGGCCGGCGGCGCGAGGGCGGTCGCGTCGGGTCCGGTGCCGACTCGCCGGTCGACGACCCCGCCGGACAGAAGGAGACGGCGTGA
- a CDS encoding TraR/DksA family transcriptional regulator: MAKPAETRTAGRKPAAKATRSAAETEKIRAALAARRDELRAEYDQTLSEITELQRDRLTDSAGDDQADTGSKTLEREQEISLANNILERITQVERALERLDEGGYGWCERCGNPIPVERLAAFPSATLCVTCKQLEERR, from the coding sequence ATGGCGAAGCCAGCCGAGACCAGGACCGCCGGCCGCAAACCGGCGGCGAAGGCCACCCGTAGCGCCGCGGAGACGGAGAAGATCCGGGCGGCCCTGGCGGCGCGGCGAGACGAACTGCGTGCCGAGTACGATCAGACGCTGAGCGAGATCACCGAGCTGCAGCGCGACCGGCTGACCGACTCGGCCGGGGACGACCAGGCCGACACCGGCAGCAAGACGCTCGAGCGGGAGCAGGAGATCTCTCTCGCCAACAACATCCTGGAACGGATCACGCAGGTCGAGCGCGCGTTGGAGCGGCTCGACGAGGGTGGTTACGGCTGGTGCGAGCGGTGCGGCAACCCCATCCCGGTGGAGCGGCTCGCCGCCTTCCCGTCGGCCACCCTCTGCGTGACGTGCAAGCAGCTGGAGGAGCGGCGCTGA
- a CDS encoding DUF167 domain-containing protein, translating into MDDAITVAVRVKPGSSRARVGGRFDGPNGPALVIAVNAPAVDGRATEAARRALAEALGVRPGAVSLRSGAASRDKLFHVDPAGPQLAAVLARLRDGCGG; encoded by the coding sequence GTGGACGACGCGATCACCGTCGCGGTCCGGGTGAAGCCGGGTTCCTCCCGGGCCCGGGTCGGGGGCCGCTTCGACGGCCCGAACGGCCCCGCCCTGGTGATCGCGGTGAACGCGCCCGCGGTCGACGGCCGGGCCACCGAGGCTGCCCGGCGTGCCCTGGCCGAGGCCCTGGGGGTGCGGCCCGGTGCCGTGTCCCTGCGGAGCGGTGCGGCCAGTCGGGACAAGCTCTTCCACGTCGACCCGGCGGGTCCGCAGCTGGCGGCGGTGCTGGCCCGGCTCCGTGACGGTTGCGGCGGGTGA
- a CDS encoding DivIVA domain-containing protein, whose amino-acid sequence MPLTPADVHNVAFKKPPIGKRGYDEEEVDAFLDEVERELARLIEENNELRAQVERGGRGGAPAGPGGDARLAAELNEVKAQLDRVQRDKAAAEQAARAMQAELEQVRTTGGPVPGGDGEQQALRVLMMAQRTADDHVSDARREADQLLSEARSKAEEVTREARAKADALERDARQRHQEAMGGLDAKRTALQKHIEELKQFEREYRTRLKAYLESQLRDLDGRGQGLEAELTRGEGGRGGNGLAAAGLAGSYGGGRSGALEAGR is encoded by the coding sequence ATGCCGCTGACCCCGGCCGACGTCCACAACGTCGCCTTCAAGAAGCCGCCGATCGGCAAGCGGGGCTACGACGAGGAGGAGGTCGACGCCTTCCTGGACGAGGTCGAGCGCGAACTCGCCCGTCTGATCGAGGAGAACAACGAGCTGCGTGCCCAGGTGGAGCGCGGCGGCCGGGGCGGCGCTCCCGCCGGTCCGGGGGGCGACGCCCGCCTCGCGGCCGAACTCAACGAGGTCAAGGCCCAGCTCGACCGGGTGCAGCGCGACAAGGCCGCCGCCGAGCAGGCCGCCCGCGCCATGCAGGCGGAGCTGGAGCAGGTCCGCACCACCGGTGGTCCGGTGCCGGGCGGTGATGGCGAGCAGCAGGCGCTGCGGGTGCTGATGATGGCCCAGCGCACTGCCGACGACCACGTCTCCGACGCCCGCCGCGAGGCCGACCAGCTGCTCTCCGAGGCCCGTTCCAAGGCCGAGGAGGTCACCCGTGAGGCGCGGGCCAAGGCCGACGCCCTCGAGCGGGACGCGCGCCAGCGGCACCAGGAGGCCATGGGCGGCCTGGACGCCAAGCGCACCGCGCTGCAGAAGCACATCGAGGAGCTCAAGCAGTTCGAGCGGGAGTACCGCACCCGTCTCAAGGCCTACCTGGAGAGCCAGCTTCGGGACCTCGACGGGCGTGGCCAGGGCCTGGAGGCCGAGCTGACCCGGGGCGAGGGCGGTCGGGGTGGCAACGGGCTCGCCGCTGCCGGCCTCGCCGGTTCCTACGGCGGCGGTCGCTCCGGAGCGCTCGAAGCCGGTCGCTGA
- a CDS encoding YggT family protein, whose product MLSIVLQVLYLILYVFLILLLARFVLSAVLQYGRRWQPGRGASAGLESVWSVTDPPLWALRRVIPPLRIGTVSIDLASLVLLVILFVLMRFVLEPAIIRTA is encoded by the coding sequence GTGTTGTCGATCGTGCTCCAGGTGCTCTACCTGATCCTGTATGTCTTCCTGATCCTTCTTCTGGCCCGGTTCGTCCTCAGCGCTGTTCTCCAGTACGGCCGACGCTGGCAACCTGGCCGCGGAGCGTCGGCCGGACTGGAATCCGTGTGGAGCGTCACTGATCCCCCTCTCTGGGCGTTGAGGCGTGTGATCCCTCCGCTGCGAATTGGTACCGTGAGCATCGACCTGGCCTCCCTTGTGCTCCTGGTTATCCTGTTCGTGCTGATGAGGTTTGTGTTAGAGCCGGCGATCATCAGGACCGCCTGA
- a CDS encoding cell division protein SepF — translation MGALRKAGVWLGLVEEDDERAYDDGGYDKGGYRESRYRQSRYAEEFADEEEDDADEAPAPRSRLGDRGRLGERSSGRTVESERAEPERPERPERSSVRSITRSSGETSGALTYHTRDNLALAPQVQPRERVMPEEEQRYQITTLHPTTYREARTIGEHFRDGVPVIINLTEMDEADARRLVDFAAGLAFGLRGTIERVTNRVFLLSPANVQVTAEDKAKIAEGGFFSLS, via the coding sequence ATGGGTGCACTGCGCAAGGCGGGGGTCTGGCTCGGCCTGGTCGAGGAGGACGACGAGCGGGCCTACGACGACGGCGGCTACGACAAGGGCGGCTACCGGGAGTCGCGGTACCGGCAGAGTCGGTACGCCGAGGAGTTCGCCGACGAGGAGGAGGACGACGCCGACGAGGCGCCGGCTCCCCGGTCGCGGCTCGGCGACCGTGGTCGTCTGGGCGAGCGGTCGAGTGGTCGGACCGTCGAGTCCGAGCGGGCGGAGCCCGAGCGCCCGGAGCGGCCCGAGCGGTCCAGCGTCCGGTCGATCACCCGGTCCTCGGGTGAGACGTCGGGCGCGCTGACCTACCACACGCGGGACAATCTCGCCCTGGCTCCGCAGGTCCAGCCCCGCGAGCGGGTGATGCCCGAGGAGGAGCAGCGTTATCAGATCACCACGCTGCACCCGACCACCTACCGGGAGGCGCGCACCATCGGCGAGCATTTCCGCGACGGTGTCCCTGTGATCATCAATCTCACCGAGATGGATGAGGCGGACGCCCGCCGTCTGGTGGACTTCGCCGCCGGTCTGGCGTTCGGGCTGCGCGGTACGATCGAGCGCGTGACCAACCGGGTGTTCCTGCTCTCACCAGCAAACGTCCAGGTCACCGCTGAGGACAAGGCCAAGATCGCTGAGGGCGGTTTCTTCAGCCTGAGTTGA
- a CDS encoding YggS family pyridoxal phosphate-dependent enzyme, with protein sequence MVDSPSTVRPDRRAELAAGLARVRSRIADACAAADRDRAEVTMIAVTKTYPASDVVALAGLGVADVGENRDQEAAGKAAEVAAAGVSPRWHFVGQLQRNKARSVVRYADVVHSVDSVRLARALDAASASGRDRPLDVLVQVSIDGDPARGGAVPDSADPDTGLGPVTDAVAGTAALRLTGLMAVAPLGWEPERAFARLAEIATAVRAVHPAATALSAGMSGDLEVAIRFGATHVRVGSALLGMRPTLR encoded by the coding sequence ATGGTCGACAGCCCCTCCACTGTCCGCCCCGACCGGCGGGCCGAACTCGCGGCCGGTCTGGCCCGGGTCAGGTCCAGGATCGCCGACGCCTGCGCGGCGGCGGACCGGGACCGCGCCGAGGTCACGATGATCGCGGTGACCAAGACGTACCCGGCCAGCGACGTGGTGGCCCTGGCCGGGCTGGGTGTCGCCGACGTGGGGGAGAACCGCGACCAGGAGGCGGCCGGCAAGGCCGCCGAGGTCGCCGCCGCGGGCGTCAGTCCCCGGTGGCACTTCGTCGGCCAGTTGCAGCGCAACAAGGCCAGATCGGTGGTCCGCTACGCCGACGTGGTTCACTCGGTCGACAGCGTCCGGCTGGCCCGGGCCCTGGACGCGGCCTCGGCCAGCGGCCGGGACCGGCCGCTGGACGTGCTGGTGCAGGTCAGCATCGACGGCGACCCGGCGCGGGGTGGCGCGGTGCCGGACTCGGCCGACCCGGACACCGGGCTCGGCCCGGTCACCGACGCGGTGGCCGGCACGGCCGCGCTGCGGTTGACCGGGCTGATGGCGGTCGCTCCGCTGGGCTGGGAACCGGAGCGCGCGTTCGCCCGGCTCGCCGAGATCGCGACGGCCGTGCGTGCCGTCCATCCGGCGGCGACCGCGCTGTCCGCCGGAATGAGCGGCGACCTGGAGGTCGCCATCCGGTTCGGTGCGACACATGTCCGCGTCGGCAGCGCGTTGCTCGGAATGCGTCCCACGCTGCGGTAG
- the ftsZ gene encoding cell division protein FtsZ, producing the protein MTPPHNYLAVIKVVGIGGGGVNAVNRMIEVGLKGVEFIAINTDAQALLMSDADVKLDVGRELTRGLGAGANPDVGKNAAEDHRDEIEEVLKGADMVFVTCGEGGGTGTGGAPVVANIARKLGALTIGVVTRPFSFEGKRRQVQAEAGIDELRNQCDTLIVIPNDRLLALGDRNISMMDAFRTADQVLLSGVQGITDLITTPGLINLDFADVKSVMSGAGSALMGIGSARGENRAVEAAEAAISSPLLEQSMDGARGVLLSIAGGSDLGLFEINDAAQLVTDAAHPDANIIFGAVIDDALGDEVRVTVIAAGFDGGAPAYKAAEPARKTNQNQPAQPSVPVAPPATPPAPQQSPRRVLFDDVDVPDFLKNGS; encoded by the coding sequence ATGACACCTCCGCACAACTATCTGGCGGTCATCAAGGTCGTCGGCATCGGGGGCGGCGGCGTCAACGCCGTCAACCGGATGATCGAGGTTGGGCTCAAGGGCGTCGAGTTCATCGCGATCAACACCGACGCGCAGGCGTTGCTGATGAGCGACGCCGACGTCAAGCTCGACGTCGGCCGCGAGCTGACCCGGGGGCTGGGCGCGGGTGCCAACCCCGACGTCGGCAAGAACGCCGCCGAGGACCACCGCGACGAGATCGAGGAGGTGCTCAAGGGCGCCGACATGGTCTTCGTGACCTGCGGCGAGGGCGGCGGCACCGGCACCGGCGGCGCGCCCGTGGTGGCGAACATCGCCCGTAAGCTCGGCGCGCTCACCATCGGTGTGGTGACCCGACCGTTCTCCTTCGAGGGCAAGCGCCGCCAGGTGCAGGCCGAGGCGGGGATAGACGAGCTGCGCAACCAGTGCGACACCCTCATCGTCATCCCGAACGACCGGCTGCTCGCGCTGGGCGACCGCAACATCTCCATGATGGACGCGTTCCGCACCGCCGACCAGGTGCTTCTCTCCGGTGTCCAGGGCATCACCGACCTGATCACCACCCCGGGTCTGATCAACCTGGACTTCGCCGACGTCAAGAGCGTCATGAGCGGCGCCGGCAGCGCGCTGATGGGCATCGGCAGCGCCCGTGGTGAGAACCGCGCGGTCGAGGCGGCCGAGGCGGCCATCTCCAGCCCGCTGCTGGAGCAGAGCATGGACGGCGCGCGGGGCGTGTTGCTGTCCATCGCCGGCGGCTCCGACCTGGGCCTGTTCGAGATCAACGACGCGGCGCAGCTGGTCACCGACGCGGCCCACCCGGATGCGAACATCATCTTCGGCGCGGTCATCGACGACGCGCTCGGCGACGAGGTGCGGGTGACCGTGATCGCGGCGGGCTTCGACGGGGGTGCCCCGGCGTACAAGGCCGCGGAGCCGGCCCGCAAGACCAACCAGAATCAGCCGGCGCAGCCCAGCGTCCCGGTGGCGCCGCCGGCCACCCCGCCCGCCCCGCAGCAGTCCCCGCGCCGCGTGCTCTTCGACGACGTGGACGTGCCCGACTTCCTCAAGAACGGATCCTGA